A part of Larkinella insperata genomic DNA contains:
- a CDS encoding MFS transporter, with amino-acid sequence MKTDTIALKPKVAPVPARAWLVVALLCVVGCLNYLDRIMITTMRESIKAAIPMTDAQFGLLTAVFLWVYGLLSPYAGFLADRFNRSRVIIGSLFVWSLVTWLTAHATTFEELLATRALMGISEACYIPAAMALIVDYHRGSTRSLATGIHIAGVMVGQSLGFLGGMIAEQRDWSAAFSVFGLVGIFYAVVLVFFLRDAPRPVETETVVVQTDTPVRFGEAVRNLFSKPAFSLLLVFWALLGVVGWLIVGWLPTFYQEHFHLPQSQAGLYATGYFHTAALVGVLTGGALTDRVSRNNPRGRILVPALALCIAAPAIFIASTTSLLPVAIIGFIFYAFTRVFSDTNMMPILCMIADERYRATGYGILNLGSCIIGGVGLYAGGALRDAQVSFSQLFQVATVLLLICAATLFWLKSQTNLKAED; translated from the coding sequence ATGAAAACCGACACGATTGCCCTCAAGCCGAAAGTCGCCCCCGTTCCCGCCCGGGCCTGGCTGGTCGTTGCGCTGCTCTGCGTGGTGGGCTGCCTTAACTACCTCGACCGCATCATGATCACGACCATGCGCGAGTCGATTAAGGCGGCTATTCCGATGACCGACGCGCAGTTTGGGTTGCTAACGGCGGTTTTTCTCTGGGTGTATGGCCTCCTGAGTCCCTACGCCGGTTTTCTGGCCGACCGTTTCAACCGCAGCCGGGTCATCATCGGCAGTCTGTTTGTCTGGTCGCTGGTCACCTGGCTGACGGCCCACGCTACCACCTTTGAGGAACTGCTGGCGACCCGGGCGCTGATGGGCATTAGTGAAGCCTGCTACATCCCGGCGGCCATGGCCCTGATTGTCGACTACCACCGGGGAAGTACCCGCTCGCTGGCGACAGGCATTCACATCGCCGGGGTAATGGTCGGGCAGAGTCTGGGTTTTCTGGGCGGTATGATTGCCGAGCAACGGGACTGGAGCGCGGCTTTCAGCGTTTTTGGGTTGGTGGGCATTTTCTACGCCGTGGTACTGGTTTTCTTCTTGCGCGACGCCCCCCGGCCGGTGGAGACTGAAACCGTGGTGGTCCAAACCGATACTCCGGTGCGGTTCGGGGAAGCCGTTCGGAACCTGTTCAGCAAACCGGCGTTCAGTCTGTTGCTGGTGTTCTGGGCCCTGCTGGGGGTGGTCGGTTGGCTGATTGTCGGCTGGTTGCCCACGTTTTACCAGGAGCATTTTCACCTGCCCCAATCGCAGGCCGGGCTGTACGCCACTGGCTATTTCCACACGGCCGCGCTGGTGGGCGTCCTGACCGGCGGGGCGCTCACTGACCGCGTGAGTCGGAACAACCCGCGGGGCCGGATTCTGGTCCCTGCCCTGGCGCTCTGCATTGCCGCCCCGGCTATTTTTATTGCCAGCACCACGAGCCTTCTGCCCGTTGCCATTATCGGTTTTATTTTTTACGCCTTCACGCGGGTGTTCAGCGATACCAACATGATGCCGATTTTGTGTATGATTGCTGACGAACGGTACCGGGCGACGGGCTACGGCATCCTGAATCTGGGCAGTTGCATCATTGGTGGTGTGGGCCTCTACGCCGGGGGAGCGCTGCGGGATGCCCAGGTTAGTTTCAGCCAGTTGTTCCAGGTCGCGACGGTGTTGCTGCTGATCTGCGCGGCCACGTTGTTCTGGCTCAAATCGCAAACGAATCTAAAGGCCGAAGATTAA
- a CDS encoding sialidase family protein: protein MTFNTRKNWLFFQLSGAVSVAIMSFAPVRLPAPETGDLPGVRKVKDLVIYQDERFYSSFPSIIKKPNGELLLAFRRAPDRKVFGEKGSSHVDPNSYLVAVRSKDGENWSKEPELIYSHAFGGSQDPCLLQLKNGDILCASYGWAFLRPDGMEKLKKPYFEAGGAIFLGGYLVRSTDGAKTWQGPIYPLHIKPEINFSALGEPITAYNRGALYEGKSGRIYWVVASSDSNSPKKTSNHLIVSDDKGLTWKYQSVVAIDDNASFNETSVYETPKGDIVAFLRTANLDDQACIARSTDGGKSFKWEKMGFQGHPMQALRLADNRVLLVYGYRHKPFGIRARILNAECTNFATAPEIVLREDGGNTDIGYPWSVQLDRNRVLVVYYFNQDNGTRHIAGSILELN from the coding sequence ATGACCTTTAACACTCGCAAAAACTGGCTCTTTTTTCAACTGTCCGGCGCGGTTTCCGTTGCCATCATGTCGTTCGCGCCGGTTCGGCTTCCGGCTCCCGAAACGGGCGATTTGCCGGGCGTCCGGAAAGTGAAGGATCTGGTTATTTACCAGGACGAACGGTTTTATTCATCATTTCCTTCCATCATTAAGAAGCCCAACGGCGAGCTGCTGCTGGCTTTTCGGCGGGCACCGGATCGCAAAGTTTTCGGCGAGAAGGGATCGAGCCACGTCGACCCCAACAGCTACCTGGTGGCCGTCCGCTCGAAGGACGGGGAAAACTGGTCGAAAGAGCCGGAGCTGATTTATTCCCACGCGTTTGGCGGTTCGCAGGACCCGTGTCTGTTGCAACTGAAAAACGGCGACATTCTGTGCGCCAGTTACGGCTGGGCGTTTCTGCGTCCCGATGGGATGGAAAAGCTAAAAAAGCCGTATTTTGAAGCGGGAGGAGCTATTTTTCTGGGCGGCTACCTGGTGCGTTCTACCGACGGAGCCAAAACCTGGCAGGGGCCGATTTATCCGCTTCATATCAAACCCGAAATCAACTTCAGCGCTCTCGGCGAACCCATTACGGCCTACAACCGGGGGGCTTTGTACGAAGGCAAAAGCGGCCGGATCTACTGGGTGGTGGCCTCCAGCGATTCCAACTCGCCCAAGAAAACGTCCAACCACCTGATTGTGTCGGACGATAAGGGCCTGACGTGGAAGTACCAAAGCGTGGTGGCCATCGACGACAACGCTTCGTTCAACGAAACCTCCGTCTACGAAACGCCCAAGGGCGATATTGTGGCTTTTCTGCGAACGGCCAACCTGGACGATCAGGCCTGCATTGCCCGCTCAACGGACGGCGGCAAAAGCTTCAAGTGGGAGAAAATGGGGTTTCAGGGCCACCCGATGCAGGCGCTCCGACTGGCCGACAACCGGGTGTTGCTGGTTTACGGATACCGTCACAAACCGTTTGGCATCCGGGCGCGCATCCTGAACGCCGAATGTACGAATTTTGCCACCGCCCCCGAAATCGTTCTGCGTGAGGACGGCGGCAACACCGACATTGGTTATCCGTGGTCGGTGCAGCTGGACCGGAACCGGGTGCTGGTGGTCTATTATTTCAACCAGGACAACGGCACTAGACACATTGCCGGATCGATCCTGGAACTTAACTAA
- a CDS encoding sialidase family protein, with product MTKAYFLILPLLFFACKSTQKATGPTTEWTERSSEPLSVITPGLPTYQQTTVLYKQNGKAQYRVTLGEPVVVSAAEKEEKWGHFQFPDIARTVDGAIAVKWQMANDAMESYGNTSSPAALSTDGGKTWKISPTDWEHSALEEGVLLPNGDRIKIVTPKPVKESELKMPKPVGSFKRRNYVHTFYKLSELPASRQGVFLARRKKGESVWTDEQAALNDPQALRYSLRGMVPVVWWGDMKVAADGSVVACVYPGFHLREDGSLDLKGGVFFYRSTDAGHSWKILSRIPYQPDTKIDTNGVNKFWFTEPAFELLANGTYLSVIRSHDIYSGPMYVSRSADEGKTFTKPEVMAPNGVFPRLLQLKNGVTVVSSGRPGVQLRFSSDGPGKTWTNAFEMLPFGKNEDGTFEQVSCGYTGLLPTSDHSFLMVYSDFNYKTAEGHLRKAIKVREVSVSPL from the coding sequence ATGACGAAAGCTTATTTTTTAATTCTTCCGCTTCTTTTCTTCGCCTGTAAAAGCACGCAGAAAGCGACCGGGCCAACAACCGAATGGACCGAGCGCAGCTCCGAACCGCTTTCAGTAATCACGCCCGGGCTTCCAACGTACCAGCAGACCACCGTTCTGTACAAACAGAATGGGAAAGCCCAATACCGTGTAACGCTGGGCGAACCGGTGGTGGTGAGTGCGGCCGAAAAGGAGGAAAAATGGGGGCATTTTCAGTTTCCGGACATTGCCCGCACCGTCGACGGAGCCATTGCGGTAAAGTGGCAAATGGCCAACGATGCTATGGAATCGTACGGAAATACGTCTTCGCCGGCGGCCCTATCTACTGACGGCGGGAAAACCTGGAAGATCAGCCCGACCGACTGGGAGCATTCCGCGCTGGAAGAAGGCGTTTTGCTGCCCAACGGCGACCGCATCAAAATCGTAACCCCCAAACCCGTCAAAGAATCGGAGCTAAAGATGCCCAAGCCAGTTGGGTCGTTCAAACGCAGGAATTATGTACACACGTTTTATAAACTAAGCGAACTGCCCGCCAGCCGACAGGGCGTATTTCTGGCCCGCCGGAAAAAAGGCGAATCCGTCTGGACCGACGAACAGGCGGCCCTCAACGACCCGCAGGCCCTGCGCTACAGCCTGCGCGGCATGGTGCCGGTGGTGTGGTGGGGTGACATGAAAGTGGCCGCCGATGGTTCCGTCGTGGCCTGCGTGTATCCGGGATTTCACCTCCGCGAAGACGGGAGTCTGGATCTCAAGGGCGGGGTGTTTTTCTACCGCTCGACGGACGCGGGCCATTCCTGGAAAATTCTGAGCCGTATTCCCTACCAACCCGACACCAAGATTGATACCAACGGCGTGAATAAGTTCTGGTTTACCGAACCGGCGTTCGAACTGCTGGCCAACGGTACCTACCTCAGCGTCATCCGCTCGCACGACATTTACAGCGGGCCGATGTACGTCAGTCGGTCGGCCGATGAGGGCAAGACGTTTACCAAACCCGAAGTTATGGCCCCGAACGGCGTCTTTCCGCGGTTGTTGCAGTTGAAAAACGGCGTTACGGTGGTGTCTTCCGGTCGGCCGGGCGTTCAGCTCCGGTTTTCCAGCGACGGCCCGGGAAAAACGTGGACCAATGCGTTCGAAATGCTGCCGTTTGGCAAAAACGAAGACGGCACTTTTGAGCAGGTTTCCTGCGGCTATACCGGCCTGCTGCCGACCAGCGATCATTCGTTTTTGATGGTTTACTCGGATTTTAATTACAAAACCGCCGAGGGACACCTGCGCAAAGCCATTAAGGTCCGGGAAGTTTCGGTTTCTCCGCTCTGA
- a CDS encoding sialidase family protein yields MRKPLLILVGLLFLSWIAEAQPSPTIWEEQKNASLTRITPGIPAYGKTDLQYQRDGKKKLRVLLGEPVVISVAQKEEKWGFYQFPTLYRSLDGALVATWAMHTDHAESYGKDSDGFAVSRDGGKTWTVPNGPKPLGDGLALPNGDRIKNYTPPALDTAILQLPPKVGRVSENYGRTFSYYKLDGLPEQLQGVYLNRLKKGQSEWTLEHNKLLDPTAVRYTDNKLFPLVWWGDMKVESTNTIITGTYPGFFLQNGTVPASGVHFYRSADLGRTWKIVGRIPYAPDVAQDPNGNKRLALGFTEPAFEILADGSYLCVLRTSDGLGNSPMYLSRSTDQGATWSQPKAFTSSGVLPQLLQLANGVVALASGRPGMQLRFSSGSGGLQWTDAFEMLPFHDSKDVVSCGYPDLLATGPDKFLLIYSDFKYKNEKGETRKAIKVREVTVRPQ; encoded by the coding sequence ATGCGAAAGCCGTTGCTTATCTTGGTCGGTTTGCTGTTTCTAAGTTGGATCGCCGAGGCCCAGCCCTCCCCTACAATCTGGGAGGAACAGAAGAACGCCAGCCTGACGCGCATCACGCCCGGTATTCCGGCGTACGGGAAAACCGATCTTCAGTATCAACGGGATGGAAAAAAGAAGTTGCGGGTGCTGCTGGGCGAACCGGTGGTGATCTCGGTGGCGCAAAAAGAGGAAAAGTGGGGCTTTTACCAGTTTCCAACCCTGTACCGGAGTCTGGACGGCGCGTTGGTAGCCACCTGGGCCATGCACACCGACCACGCCGAGAGTTACGGCAAGGATAGCGACGGGTTTGCGGTTTCCAGAGACGGCGGCAAAACCTGGACCGTGCCCAACGGCCCGAAACCGCTGGGCGATGGGCTGGCGCTTCCCAACGGCGACCGGATTAAAAATTACACGCCCCCCGCGCTGGACACGGCCATCCTGCAACTGCCCCCGAAGGTGGGTAGGGTTTCCGAAAACTACGGCCGAACCTTCTCGTACTACAAACTCGATGGTTTGCCGGAGCAGTTGCAGGGTGTCTACCTGAACCGGCTGAAAAAAGGCCAGTCCGAATGGACGCTGGAACACAACAAACTGCTGGACCCAACGGCCGTTCGCTACACGGACAACAAGCTTTTTCCGCTGGTCTGGTGGGGCGACATGAAAGTGGAATCGACCAACACCATCATTACCGGCACCTATCCCGGTTTTTTCCTTCAAAACGGGACCGTTCCGGCGTCTGGCGTCCATTTCTACCGCTCGGCCGATCTGGGCAGGACCTGGAAAATCGTGGGACGCATCCCGTACGCCCCGGACGTGGCCCAGGACCCCAACGGCAACAAACGGCTCGCGCTGGGCTTTACCGAACCCGCTTTTGAAATCCTGGCCGACGGGTCGTACCTCTGCGTTTTAAGAACGTCCGATGGCCTGGGCAACAGCCCCATGTACCTCAGCCGCTCGACCGATCAGGGAGCTACCTGGAGCCAACCGAAGGCGTTCACCAGCTCAGGGGTGCTGCCCCAGTTGCTTCAGTTGGCGAACGGCGTGGTGGCGCTGGCTTCGGGCCGACCGGGGATGCAATTGCGGTTTTCATCCGGTTCGGGCGGTTTGCAGTGGACCGATGCGTTTGAGATGCTGCCGTTCCATGATTCGAAAGACGTGGTTTCCTGCGGGTATCCGGACCTTTTGGCAACCGGACCGGATAAATTTCTACTCATTTATTCCGATTTTAAGTACAAAAACGAGAAGGGCGAAACCCGAAAGGCCATTAAAGTGCGGGAAGTGACCGTCAGGCCGCAGTAA
- a CDS encoding RagB/SusD family nutrient uptake outer membrane protein, whose amino-acid sequence MKLHKYITGVLLGTLLSTSSCTDQLMVEPTSVITNASFWKTEDDAKGGLAGMYVKLRNEAQLNLFIYGEGRSEIMQKSLAGTLDYDRYYLNTLNQAATAPDWIGLYSAVNAANLILKYVPGITFKSETVKNSTLAQAYAMRAFLYFVMVRTWGDLPLRTEPTEGYDPQTTFLDRSPASAVLTFIKEDIEKALQLFPDNAFTNGRSMWSKPSLNALKADVYLWTAKRANGGQADFTTALNACDEVAKADVSLLSDFSSIFKYGNKGNKEILLSVAFRHLESPNNYFDNMYMAVGALPANVDDATKAIVGVSGGNNVWEASALVRNQFVADDQRRNGSFHEIYTNGANGTRNYFISVPLKGQGLVEGGVRFFVDDIILYRYADVLLMKAEAKNGLGQDPSAEINQVRQRAYGTKFDAYKFVNGTKDANDAAILKERLLELIFEGKRWWDLVRFGKAFDLVPSLQAQKGKDHLVLFPLSSNVLSLEPKITQNPGY is encoded by the coding sequence ATGAAACTCCATAAATACATTACGGGCGTTCTGTTGGGAACGCTGCTGAGCACCTCCTCCTGTACGGATCAGCTCATGGTTGAACCGACGAGCGTCATTACCAATGCCTCGTTCTGGAAAACCGAAGACGACGCCAAGGGCGGGCTGGCCGGGATGTACGTCAAACTGCGAAACGAAGCCCAACTCAACCTGTTCATTTACGGAGAAGGCCGTAGTGAAATTATGCAGAAATCACTGGCCGGAACGCTCGATTACGACCGCTATTACCTGAACACACTCAACCAGGCCGCCACGGCCCCCGACTGGATTGGGCTGTACTCGGCCGTCAATGCCGCCAACCTGATCCTGAAATACGTGCCGGGCATTACGTTCAAGTCCGAGACCGTCAAAAACAGCACGCTGGCGCAGGCGTATGCGATGCGGGCCTTTCTCTACTTCGTTATGGTCCGGACCTGGGGCGATTTGCCGCTGCGCACCGAACCCACCGAAGGCTACGACCCGCAGACCACCTTCCTGGATCGTTCGCCCGCTTCGGCCGTCCTGACGTTCATCAAAGAAGACATCGAAAAAGCCCTGCAACTTTTCCCCGACAACGCCTTTACGAACGGCCGGAGCATGTGGTCGAAACCGTCGCTCAACGCCCTGAAAGCCGATGTGTACCTGTGGACGGCCAAGCGCGCCAACGGAGGTCAGGCCGATTTTACCACGGCGCTCAACGCCTGCGATGAAGTGGCCAAAGCCGATGTGTCCCTGCTGTCCGACTTCAGTAGCATTTTCAAATACGGCAACAAGGGCAACAAGGAAATCCTGCTATCGGTAGCTTTCCGGCACCTCGAATCGCCGAACAACTATTTTGATAACATGTACATGGCGGTGGGTGCTTTACCCGCCAACGTGGACGATGCCACCAAAGCAATTGTCGGGGTTTCGGGCGGAAACAACGTGTGGGAAGCCAGCGCGCTGGTCCGTAACCAATTCGTGGCCGACGATCAGCGTCGAAACGGTTCGTTTCACGAGATTTATACCAACGGAGCCAACGGAACCCGCAACTATTTCATTTCGGTACCGCTGAAAGGTCAGGGACTCGTGGAAGGCGGAGTTCGCTTCTTCGTGGACGACATCATTCTGTACCGCTACGCCGACGTGCTGCTGATGAAAGCCGAAGCGAAAAACGGCCTGGGGCAGGACCCCTCCGCCGAGATCAACCAGGTGCGGCAACGGGCCTACGGTACCAAATTCGACGCGTACAAATTCGTCAACGGCACGAAGGACGCCAACGATGCAGCCATCCTGAAGGAGCGCCTGCTGGAACTGATTTTTGAAGGAAAACGGTGGTGGGACCTCGTGCGGTTCGGGAAAGCTTTCGACCTGGTGCCGTCGCTGCAGGCCCAGAAAGGCAAAGATCACCTGGTGCTGTTTCCGCTTTCCAGCAACGTGCTGAGCCTGGAACCTAAAATTACGCAGAACCCCGGCTATTGA
- a CDS encoding SusC/RagA family TonB-linked outer membrane protein codes for MAAFAQQARSVKGKVADERNEGLPGVSIVLKGTNTGTTTDASGQYTLNVPNDQAVLVFSFLGYESQELSVGNQSLLDVTLKGDSKTLNEVVVVGYGTQSRETVTTSVTKLDTKVLENVPYANAASALQGTLPGVRVQAPASGGQPGVAPRIIIRGGTSINNPNGAAPLYIIDGIIRTNMNDINPDDIESLQVLKDAASTAIYGARGSNGVVIITTKTGKSGKTRVTYSYDVIFSRPGKMYEMASARDYIYLQRLGAVRSAKKDPTATRMLTLATGAGTGNDLTNNTIYTTQYLTPQNQHKLNEGWESMPDPLDSTKTIIFQDTDYQKLIYQNGVSHNHYVALTGGTDKATFNAGVGYLNNQGTVITTRYDRLTFNLNGELKVRDNLTVFGRTMFTRSTNNEVYDIAQIFYRSAANVPTSKLYYEDGTLAPGANRGNGNALYFLNKDKRGNSIENMTLSVGGHWDILPGLSFDPQLSLYKVTRDGYSFLPSFYNGTTAVTTRSASALYERLTQWQADGVFSYDKTFASFHNLSAKAGFSYFGRNNYTMTASGQGAATDLIPTLNAASTPVSVGGINSDQVILGYFGRINYDYKQKYLFSLNARYDGASNLGANHKWGFFPGVSVGWNLHQEEFWKALPADLIQLKLRGSYGVNGNISGLTDFQAQGEYGVGARYQGISAVQNTVIPNPSLKWEQSKTFNVGADLGLFKSRVSLIADVFRRVTDNLLTRMTLPPSTGFNDIFTNLGSLENKGVELELSAQILPPASSLQWQISLNAAKTTHKILTLPYNGTPNNRIGGYNVYDPTSGTYVWGGGLQEGGRINDHYAWKQTGVYATDEAAKSAPVDQLITYADKTKYGGDAIFQDIDGNNIIDERDRVYVGNPFPVWTGGIANNLAYKNFSFALRFDYATGHTIYNYARAFMDGQWAGVSMTKEMAEKSWKRQGDVASMVQYQPGIGNYSNWRGTANHLTTTNSIYYESGDYLCLREITLSYSVPSALMQRLKISNLRFNLTGNNLHYFTNYKGLNPEDGDRDNGRYPIPKNIAFGASLTF; via the coding sequence GTGGCTGCATTTGCGCAGCAGGCGCGTTCGGTAAAAGGCAAAGTTGCCGACGAACGCAACGAAGGACTGCCCGGGGTCAGCATCGTCCTGAAAGGGACCAACACCGGTACCACCACCGATGCCAGCGGCCAGTACACCCTCAACGTTCCCAACGACCAGGCGGTGCTGGTCTTCAGTTTTCTGGGGTATGAGTCGCAGGAACTATCCGTCGGGAACCAGTCGCTGCTGGATGTGACCCTGAAAGGAGACAGCAAAACGCTGAACGAAGTGGTGGTCGTCGGCTACGGCACCCAGTCGCGGGAAACGGTGACCACATCCGTCACAAAGCTGGACACCAAAGTGCTGGAAAACGTCCCCTACGCCAATGCGGCTTCGGCCCTGCAAGGCACGCTGCCCGGGGTGCGGGTGCAGGCCCCGGCCAGTGGCGGCCAACCCGGTGTGGCGCCCCGGATTATTATTCGGGGTGGAACGTCGATCAATAATCCCAACGGTGCGGCTCCGCTCTACATCATCGACGGGATCATCCGGACCAACATGAATGACATCAACCCCGATGACATTGAGTCGCTGCAAGTGCTGAAGGATGCGGCTTCGACGGCCATTTACGGGGCGCGGGGGTCCAACGGGGTGGTGATCATCACCACCAAAACCGGTAAAAGCGGCAAAACCCGCGTGACGTATTCCTACGACGTTATCTTCTCCCGGCCCGGCAAAATGTACGAGATGGCCAGCGCCCGGGACTACATCTACCTGCAACGGCTGGGGGCGGTTCGCTCGGCCAAAAAAGACCCGACGGCCACGCGGATGCTGACCCTGGCCACCGGAGCCGGAACGGGCAACGACCTGACCAACAACACGATTTACACCACTCAGTACCTAACCCCGCAAAACCAGCACAAACTCAACGAAGGCTGGGAAAGCATGCCCGACCCGCTGGATTCCACCAAAACGATCATCTTCCAGGATACCGATTATCAGAAGCTGATCTACCAGAACGGGGTTTCACACAACCACTACGTCGCGCTGACGGGTGGAACGGATAAAGCGACCTTCAACGCGGGGGTCGGGTATCTGAACAACCAGGGAACCGTGATCACCACCCGGTATGACCGCCTGACGTTTAACCTGAACGGCGAGCTCAAGGTGCGCGACAACCTCACGGTCTTCGGGCGGACCATGTTCACCCGGTCGACCAACAACGAAGTGTACGACATTGCGCAGATCTTCTACCGCTCGGCCGCCAACGTACCCACCTCCAAACTGTATTACGAAGACGGAACCCTGGCACCGGGGGCCAACCGGGGCAACGGCAATGCCCTGTATTTTCTGAACAAAGACAAACGGGGCAACTCCATCGAAAACATGACGCTCTCCGTCGGGGGCCACTGGGACATTCTGCCGGGACTGTCCTTTGATCCACAGCTTTCGTTGTATAAAGTGACCCGGGACGGCTACTCCTTCCTGCCTTCGTTTTACAACGGAACCACCGCCGTGACCACCCGGTCGGCTTCTGCGCTTTACGAGCGGTTGACCCAATGGCAGGCGGATGGGGTTTTCTCGTACGACAAAACGTTTGCTTCGTTTCACAATCTGTCGGCGAAAGCGGGTTTCTCGTATTTCGGAAGAAACAATTACACCATGACGGCCAGCGGGCAGGGCGCGGCCACGGACCTGATTCCGACCCTGAACGCGGCCTCCACGCCCGTTTCGGTGGGCGGTATCAACAGCGATCAGGTGATTCTGGGGTATTTCGGCCGGATCAATTACGACTACAAACAGAAATATCTCTTCTCGCTCAACGCCCGCTACGATGGAGCCTCCAACCTGGGGGCCAACCACAAATGGGGCTTTTTCCCGGGCGTTTCGGTGGGCTGGAACCTGCACCAGGAAGAATTCTGGAAAGCCCTGCCCGCCGATTTGATCCAGCTAAAACTGCGCGGAAGCTACGGAGTTAACGGGAACATCAGTGGGCTGACCGACTTCCAGGCGCAGGGCGAGTACGGCGTGGGCGCGCGTTATCAGGGAATTTCGGCCGTACAGAATACCGTCATTCCGAACCCGTCGCTCAAATGGGAGCAATCCAAAACGTTTAACGTGGGTGCCGACCTGGGCCTGTTCAAAAGCCGGGTGAGCCTGATTGCCGATGTCTTCCGCCGGGTAACCGACAACCTGCTCACCCGAATGACCCTCCCTCCTTCGACCGGCTTCAATGACATTTTCACCAACCTGGGCAGCCTGGAAAACAAAGGGGTGGAACTGGAACTGAGCGCGCAGATTCTGCCGCCGGCATCGAGTCTGCAATGGCAGATCAGCCTGAATGCCGCCAAGACTACCCACAAAATCCTGACGCTGCCCTACAACGGGACGCCCAACAACCGCATTGGTGGCTACAACGTCTACGACCCCACCAGCGGAACGTACGTCTGGGGCGGGGGCTTGCAGGAAGGCGGCCGCATCAACGACCATTATGCCTGGAAGCAGACCGGGGTGTATGCCACGGACGAAGCCGCCAAATCCGCCCCGGTGGACCAGCTCATCACCTACGCCGACAAAACCAAGTACGGGGGTGACGCCATTTTTCAGGACATTGACGGCAACAACATCATCGACGAGCGCGACCGGGTGTACGTGGGCAACCCCTTCCCGGTCTGGACCGGCGGTATCGCCAACAACCTCGCTTACAAAAATTTCAGCTTCGCCCTGCGGTTTGACTACGCCACCGGCCACACCATTTACAACTACGCCCGGGCGTTCATGGACGGGCAGTGGGCCGGGGTCAGCATGACGAAGGAAATGGCCGAAAAATCCTGGAAACGACAGGGCGATGTCGCCAGCATGGTGCAGTACCAGCCGGGCATCGGCAACTACAGCAACTGGCGCGGAACGGCCAACCACCTAACCACGACCAACTCCATTTACTACGAATCCGGCGATTATTTGTGTCTGCGGGAAATTACCCTGAGCTACAGCGTACCGTCGGCCCTGATGCAACGGTTGAAGATCAGCAACCTGCGGTTCAACCTGACCGGCAACAACCTGCACTACTTCACCAACTACAAGGGCCTGAACCCGGAAGACGGCGACCGCGACAACGGCCGCTACCCCATCCCGAAAAACATCGCGTTTGGCGCTTCCCTAACCTTTTAA
- a CDS encoding AraC family transcriptional regulator: MKTVEVRLPQEYDKSFIVFQETGQFFPCPWHYHPEYELVLVLKSTGRRMVGDHIGYFDAGDLVFMGPSLPHVWVNDPEFFKGEAGYPADAIVVQFVDNFLGKPFMDIPEMETFRNFLKRSNRGMEITGATREKITDLMKQMLTMNGLQRLSALLSIFDLLTNTTDCEMLASPGYVQNIHLKSSDHLRKINQYIMQNFQEEITLPEIASVANMALTTFCCFFKDHYRVSFVEYLNTVRIGHACKLISEKDLNIVEAASESGFNNLANFNRQFKKIKRMTPSEYRRTLNAAV; this comes from the coding sequence ATGAAAACAGTTGAAGTTCGGTTACCACAGGAATACGACAAATCTTTTATTGTGTTTCAGGAAACTGGCCAATTTTTTCCCTGCCCCTGGCACTACCACCCGGAATACGAACTGGTCCTGGTCCTGAAAAGCACCGGTCGCCGGATGGTGGGCGATCACATTGGGTATTTCGACGCCGGAGATCTGGTGTTTATGGGGCCGTCGCTGCCGCACGTCTGGGTGAACGATCCCGAATTTTTCAAGGGCGAAGCCGGGTACCCGGCCGACGCCATTGTGGTGCAGTTTGTCGATAATTTTCTGGGCAAACCGTTTATGGATATTCCGGAGATGGAAACGTTCCGGAACTTTCTGAAGCGCTCTAACCGGGGCATGGAAATTACCGGCGCGACCCGCGAAAAGATCACCGACCTCATGAAACAGATGCTGACCATGAACGGGTTGCAGCGGCTCTCGGCCCTGCTGTCCATTTTCGACCTCCTGACCAACACTACTGACTGTGAGATGCTTGCCAGTCCGGGTTACGTGCAGAACATTCACCTGAAATCCTCCGACCACCTGCGAAAGATCAACCAGTACATCATGCAGAACTTCCAGGAAGAAATTACGCTCCCCGAAATTGCGAGCGTTGCCAACATGGCCCTGACGACTTTCTGCTGTTTTTTCAAAGACCACTACCGCGTCTCCTTCGTGGAGTATTTGAATACGGTGCGCATCGGTCACGCCTGTAAATTGATCTCCGAAAAAGACCTGAACATTGTGGAAGCCGCCAGCGAAAGCGGGTTCAACAACCTGGCGAATTTCAACCGCCAGTTCAAGAAAATCAAACGCATGACGCCCAGCGAATACCGCAGAACGTTGAACGCAGCCGTTTAA